The stretch of DNA ATTAATACTTTACATAATATATTTGAATTTTATATGCAAGATATTATTAAAAATATCAAAAAATCAATGATTATTTTTATTGTTTTATTATCAATTTCTATTCTTTTATTTATTTATTATGCATATAGTGTGTTAAAAAATAAAATGGATTTGGATAAATTTAAAAATGCTTTGGATATTAGTGATAATATTATTATAATCACTGATGAAAAGCATAATATAAAATATGTAAACCAAGGTTTTGAAAAAACTACAGGTTATACAAAAGAAGAAGTAATTGGCAAAAAGCCATCAATTTTAAATTCTGGATTACTGGATAAAAAATTCTTTGATAATCTAAAAAGTACTATAAATAATGGTGAAAAATGGAATGGCGAGTTTATAAATAGAAATAAATTTGGGAAAATAACATATGAAAAAACTTCAATTACTCCAATAAAAAATCAGCATAATAAAATTGTAGAATTTTTAGCAATAAAACTTGATATTACAAAAGAAAAAGAGTATCAAAATATTTTAACTCAACAATCAAAAATGGTATCAATGGGAGAATTATTAGAAAACATCGCTCACCAATGGAGACAACCTTTATCAATTATTAGTTCTTTGTCTTCTAGTATGTTAATCCAATTTCAATATGCAAATCCTTCAAAAGAAGAGTTACAAACATCATTTGAAAAGATATTTGAAACTACTCAAAAATTATCAAACACAATAGATGATTTAAAAAACTTTTTTGATAAAAATGAAGAAATTGTTGCTTTTGAAATAGGAACAACCATAGAAAAAGCTATTAATTTATTTAACATCAAACTTGAATTTAATGAAGTACAAGTTGAATTTGAAAAAATTAACAATTGTATTTTAGAAGGAAAAGAGAGTGAATTTATTCAAGTTATTTTAAATATTTTGAATAACTCTTTTGATGCTTTTAAACATAAAAATATTAAAAATAAAATCATAAGAATCAATACAAATATTGAAGATAATTATTTAAAAATAGCTATAAGTGACAATGCAGGAGGAACTAATTCAAATATTTTAGACAAAATGTTTGAGCTTTATTTTACAACTAAACACAAAGCTATTGGAACAGGAATTGGTCTTTATATGGTTTATCAAATAATCACTTACCATTTAAAAGGTAGAGTTTATGCAAAAAACAGTTGTTTAATTACCCAAGAAAAAGAAGAAAATAAAGGAATCTCAATAATAATTGAGATTCCTCTAAACTAAATTATAAAAATACTTTTACAATAACTTGAATAGCTAAAGCTGAAAGTAATACTTTTAAAATCATAGTAAATTTTTTACCATCTATTTTATCTCTTAGTTTTGTAGCAACCCAACTTCCACTAATTGCACCAATAATCATAGCAACTATCACTCCAATATAATCAAAAAATACAAAACCAAAATACATAAATACAAATACTTTTAAAATATGTGTAATACTCATAAGTGCAGCTCCAGTTGCTACAACTTTATTTTTATCTTCGTAATCTTTGAATAAAAGTGTCATAGTAAGTGGTCCAGTAGCTCCTACAACCATTGAAAGACCTGTTTGAAAAAAACCTGCAAGGAAATAACTCTCGTATCTTTTGATTTTTTCATTAAATTTTTCTGACCATAAAGACAATAAAATATAAACTCCAATAAATAAAGGAACATATTCAAGGGAAATTAGATTTAAAACTGCTGCAAACATTCCAATACCAATAGCTGAACCTAATAAAAATTTTGGAATTACTTCATATTGAACATCTTTATATCCAAATATTGCTCGACTTAAATTACTTGAAACTTGAGTCAAACCATGAATAGGTATCAAAGCATTTAAAGGTAAAAATGAAGGTAAAATTACTATTAACATCATACCTCCACCAACTCCAACAATTCCAGCAATTGTAGAAGTAAAAAATGTAATTAGTCCTAAAATCAATTCATCCATAAAAATCATCCTCACAATAAATTAGCGTAAAATACCCTATTAAGGCTTATTTATCAAAAAAGGGGTTATAATATTTTCTTTTAAAGGGAAGAAATAATGAAAAGATTACTAATAGTTACTATATTTTTAACAAATATTTTATTTGCAAATGATACTTATAACACAGAAAATTCAGGAAAAATTGATATGCATGGTGGGAAAAGTGATAAATTAGTTCCACAAAAATTGGGAAATATTAATATTTCAAAACCAATATCTCCAATTGCTCCAAAAAAATTAATTGAAGATGAAAAGAAAAAAGAAGAAAAAAAGGAAATTACTAAATAATGGCTACATATAAATTTATTTCATGGAATGTAAATGGCGTAAGAGCCGTTGATAAAAAAGAGGCTTTAAAATGGATAGATGAACATGATGTTCACCTTTTAGGACTTCAAGAAACAAAATCTATGAAAGAACAAATCCCAAAAACAATTTTTAATAAACAGTTCAAAACAATGACAGCAAGTGCCTCAGCAATAAAAGGAAGAAGTGGAACTGCCCTATTTACTGATATTGAAACTACATTTGAGTGTAACTGTCCTACTGTGGATATTTTAGATGAAGGAAGAATAAACGAAGTTCATTTCACACTTGGAGATAAAGATATCGCATTTTTTAATGTATATTTTCCAAATGGTCAAAGTAAAGAAGAAAGACTGGTTTATAAAATGGAGTTTTATGATAGATTTTTAGAACATTGTGAAAGCTTAAAAAAACAAGGAAAATCAATCATAGTTTGTGGAGATGTAAATACAGCTCACAAAGAAATAGACCTAGCACGACCAAAAGCAAATGAACAAACATCGGGATTTTTACCAATGGAGAGACAATGGATAGATAAATTTCTATCTTTTGGATATGTAGATACTTTAAGACATGTAGTTGGTGATAAAACTGACCTTTATAGCTGGTGGAGTTACCGAGCAAACGCAAGAGAAAATAATGTTGGCTGGAGAATCGATTATTTTTATGTAAGTGAAGATTTAAAAGATTATGTTAAAGATGCCTATATTTTGGCTGATATTTATGGAAGTGACCATTGCCCAATTGCTTTAGAGATGGAATTTTAACAAAAAAGTTGAAATATGAAAAACAGTATAACAAACAGATATGATAAAAACTCTAACGATGAACTTGTAATAAATATTTCAGCATCAAAAGTTGAAGATTTATTTGAGGATTATGATAAAAAATCTACTTTTATTAAAAAAGATTTAAAAGAATCCCTAGAAAAGTATCTAATAGAAAGTGTAGAGGAAATAGGAGAACATCCATTTATTATCAAATTCTATTTTGATGAAATATCAAATGAAGAATCAAACCAAAAAGTGCAAAATAGTATAAAAGATTATTTTGAATATTTACAATATTGGGAACATAAAAAGATGACTGTTCAGATAAAAAACTCTTTTATTTTTCTTCTTGTTGGTTTTATTTTTGTTTCTATCTCTTTTAATTTAGCTGAAAATGAAGAGTTCTTTTTTAGGCTTATTTCTGAGGGTTCAATGGTTGCTGGTTGGGTTTCTCTTTGGGAAGCTTTGGCAACAATCTTGATAAAATGGTTGCCCTTGAGAAATAAACTAAAAATATTTAGAAATATTTCTACTGCTAAAATAGAATTTAATCAAATAAAAGAGTAAGTGATTTTTGAAAGAATATTTTTCAAATCTTCTTTCTCTTTTTGAGTTAAAATACTAAATTTTTTTTCTTTAGCTTTTGCAATTTCTACCATACAATTTTCTATTAACTCTCTACCTTGCATAGTTAAACTTATAAGCATACTTCTTTTATCACTAGAAGATGCTTCTCTTTTAATGAGGTTTCTTTCTTCAAGTTTTTTTAAAACTTTTGTCATTCCTCCAGAAGAAAATATCGTTGCATCATATAAATCAGTTGGTGATAAAGGGTTATCATCAAAATATAAAGAAGCTAATACATCAATATGAGAATGTAATAAATCATATTGTGTTTTAAAAAAATGCTCACTTTCATTAAACATATTTTTATGAATTAATGTTATTGGTAAAGTTAATGCAAAAATCTCAAATTCTCTTGATTTGATGGTAGTATTATAAAATTTATCTATGTGTTTTCTTTTCATGCTGAAATTCTAGCTAAATTATTATTAATACAAATTTATCTTTCTAGAAAGATAAATTTAAGTTCTTTTATTCTAAAATCTAAAATCAAAAAAATTATAAGGAGTTATTTTGAAAAAAATATATTTTATTTTTTTAATTCCTCTTTTTTTATCCGCTCAGAATTTGGAAGAGTTAATTAATTTATCTATACAAAATAAACTAGTTGATTCTTCTCAAAAGAGTTTAGATTCAATAAAAGATGAATATGAAAGCGTAAAAAGTGGTTATATGCCAAGCTTAGATGTTGGAGCAGGTCATTCTACAACTGATAAAGAAACAGCTAGTGTCCCTAAAAAATCATCAAAAGTTTATGGAAGTTTGAGTTATGAACTTTATGATGGTGGTAAAAAATCTGATACCTATGATAGTTATGAATCATCTATAAAAGGTAGTGAACAATCAGTAGAAGCATTAAAAAATGATATTTCATTGGATGTTATAAATTATTACTACAAATATCTATCTTATATTTCACAAAAAGATGCAAAAATAAAAGAGATAGAACAGCTAGAATCGCAATTAACAAGATTATCAAGATTTTTAGATGCAGGTACAACAACAGAAGATGAAGTTCAAAAAATTATTTCAAGATTAGAAAATTCAAAAGTTACTTTACAGGAAATAGAACTTGAAATGATAACTATAACTCATAATTTAGAGTATATTACAGGACAAACTGTTTCAATTGATGCAGGTTCAAATGTAAAAGAACTAGAAAATGATGCTCAAACTGATTTAAGATTTGATTTAAAATCTACAGAATTTAACTTAGAATCAAAACTTGCAAGTGCAAGAAGTGAAAAAAGTGGTTATTTACCAACAATAACACTTGATAATACATATTCATATTATGATTCAAATTTTGATAATAGTACATATGAAAGCAATGCTTTAGATCATCAAAATGTTTTATCTGCAAATTTAAAATGGAATATATTTTCTTTTGGAGAAACTAAATATAAATATGAATCAAAATATAAAGATTATTTAAGTTCAAAATCAAAATATGAATATGAAAAAAATAAAGGTAATGTTGATTTACAATTAGCACTTAAATCTTATGATATTTCAAAAGCAAAAATTAAATCTTCAGAAGCTAATTTAAAAGCTGCAACTACAGCCTATGATGTAATCAAATCAAAATATGAAAGTGGATTGATTGATAATGTATCATTTTTAGAAAGTTTAAGTGAAAAATATACAGCGCTTAGCCAGTTAAAAACATCGCAAAATGATTTAGAAATCAAAAAAGCAAAAATACTTTACTATAGTGGTAAAAAATTAGAGGAATATATAAAATGAGAAAATCAATAATAGCAATAGCATTTATTTTTTTAGGATTAAATACATTAAATGCAGAAGAGACAAAAGTAGTAGCTGAAGCCCCTGCTTTACCTGTTCAAACTTTTACAGTAACAAAACAAGAAAATACTACAAGTAAAACTTATCCAACTATTTTAAAAGCATATGAACAAGTTAATGTTATGGCAAGGGTTACTGGAATATTAAAAGAAAAACATTTTAAAGAAGGTGATTTTGTAAAAAAAGGAGCTTTACTTTATAAAATAGAGCCTGATACTTATTTAGCAAACCTAAATATAAAAAAAGCTGAATTTACAAAAGCAAAAAAAGATTATGAAAGAGCAAAATCTCTAATAGCTTCAAAATCTATCAGTTTACAAGCTTTTGATGATTATACATATCAATATGAAAGCTCAAAAGCGGCACTAGATGAAGCACAAATAAACCTTAATTATACAAATGTAACAGCTCCAATTGATGGAATTATTGGAATTAAAAAATTTGATATTGGTGATTTAGTAGGGAAGAATGATGATAGTTCACTGCTACTTACAATTACAAATTCAAATCCTATTCATGCAGAATTTTCTTTACCTAAAGATGATATGAATGAATTTTTATCACAAATAAAAAGTAAAAAAATAAAAATAAAATTAATCACAAATGGTAAAACTTATGAAGATGGACAAATTGATTTTATTGCACCAACAATAGATACAAATACTGATACTCTACTTTTAAGAGCAAAATTTGATAACTCTGATAATGAATTAATAGTTGGTAATTTTACAAAAATAGAGATTTCAAATTTATCTTTAGGAGATGTTTTTATTGTTCCTGAAAATGCTGTATTAAAAACTGCTAAAGCTACTATGGTTTTTGTAGTTGATGAAAACAATATAGCAAAAGTTAGACCTGTTGTTACAGGAGATTTAGTAAAAACTGGAATGGTTATTAAAGATGGTTTAAAACCAAATGAACAAATTGTAACTAGTAATTTTGCAAAATTAAGACCTAATACAAAAGTTCAAATACTGAATAAAGAGAAATAATTATGATTTCCTCATTTTTTATAAAAAACCCAGTTTTTGCTGGAGTTTTATCAATTATAATATTTTTAACAGGATTAATCTCTATGTTCAATCTTCCAATTGAACAATATCCAAGAGTTTTACCACCACAAATTATTGTAAGTACTTCGTATCCAGGAGCTAGTGCAGATACAATTGCTAAAACAGTTGCTGCACCACTTGAAGAAAAAATAAATGGTGCAAAAGATATGCTTTATATGAATTCTATTGCAGAAGATAGTGGAAGATTAAGTATAAATGTATTTTTTGAAATTGGAACAGACCCAGATAGTGCAAAAATTGATGTAAACAATAGAGTTCAAGCAGCTTTATCAAAAATGCCCGATCAAGTACAAAGACAAGGTGTTGTTGTAAGTGAAAGAAGTCCAAGTATTTTACAATTTATTATGCTTCAATCTCCAAATAACACTTATGATTCTATATATTTATCAAACTATGCTCTATTAAACTTAGTTGAATCTTTAAAAAGGGTTAAAGGAGTTGGTGATGCAATGATTTTTGGAGCAAAAGATTACTCTATTAGAATTTGGATGGATCCTTTAAAATTATCAAAATATTCACTTGCTACAACAGATGTAATAGCTGCAATTAAAGAGCAAAATAATCAGTATGCAGCAGGAAAAATTGCTTCTGAACCAATTGCAGAAAAACAGATGTACACATATACAATTCAAACTCCAAATAGATTTGAAAATCCTACTCAATTTGGAGATATTGTAATTAGAGCAAATGAAGATGGAAGTAGCTTAAGATTAAAAGATATTGCGAGTATTGAACTTGGAACTAGTGATTATAGTGTTGTAACAAGATTAAATAACGCACCTTCTATTCCTATTGGAATATTTTTACAAAGTGGAGCAAATGCACTTGAAACTGCTAATGCTATAAAAAAAGCTTTAGAAGATGCTAGTAAACTTTTTCCTGAAGATATAACATATAGTCTTCCTTATGATAGTACAGATTTTATTACAGCATCAATAAATGAAGTTGTTAAAACTTTTGTTGAAGCTTTAGCTTTAGTTATTTTAATTATATTCTTATTTTTACAAAGCTGGAGAGCAACTATTATCCCACTTATTGCTGTTCCTATATCTATTATAGGAGCATTTGCTGGAATGTATGCCTTAGGATTTAGTATTAACTTATTAACTCTATTTGGTCTTGTTCTTGCAATTGGTATTGTTGTTGATGATGCTATTATTGTTATTGAAAATATCGAAAGACACATGGATGAAGGGAAAACCCCTAAAGAAGCTGCATTTATTGCTATGAAAGAAGTAACTGGGGCTTTAATTGCAATTATCTTAGTTTTAGGAGCTGTATTTATCCCTGTTGCATTTATGAGTGGATTAAGTGGAGAGATGTATAGACAATTTGCTATTACTATTGTAATCTCTGTTTTTATCTCAGGATTTGTTGCTTTGACTTTAACGCCATCTCTTTGTGTAAAAATATTAAAAAACAAAAAACATGAACCAAAAGGCTTTTTCAAATGGTTTAATACTATGTTTGATAGAGCAACAAAAGGATATTCACTTATAGTTAAAAAAACTATTAGATTTTCATTAATATCTGTTTTACTGTATGTTGGATTATTATTTGTATCTTATGATATGTTTAAATCTATGAAAACAGGACTTATTCCAGATGAAGATCAAGGAACTATTTTTGTATTTGGATTTAATCCTCCTGGATATTCAATATCAAAATCGTTAGAGCTTTCAGAAGAAACAAATAAAATTATTGCAGAAGATCCAAATGTTGCTAATATAATAACTCTTGCGGGATATGATTTTACAACATCTGCTCAAAGAACACATACAGTTGCAACGATTATTAAATTAAAAGATTGGAGTAAAAGACCAAATCCAGACCAAGATGCACAAGTATTGCTAGCAAAATTTAGTAAACAACTTATGGGTACAAGTGAAGGTTTCTCCGTGGCAGTTGTTCCGCCTCCTATTATGGGTATGAGTGTTACTGGTGGATTTGATATGTATATTCAAGACAGAAAAGGTGGAAGTATTGAAGATTTAGGAAATGTAGTTAATCAAATAATTGAAAAAGCAAAAACTAGACCTGAATTAATGGGTGTTAGAACTGCACTTGCTGCAAATATACCCCAATATAAAATTGATGTAGATACTGAAAAAGCTAAGGCTAAAGATGTAAATTTAAATGATATTTATAGCACTATAAATGCAACATTTGGAAGTTATTATGTAAATGACTTTTCACTTTATGGAAGAACATATAAAGTAAATTTACAAGCAAATGATGAATATAGAAATAATATTAATGATTTCCAATATGTTTATGTAAGATCAAATAAAGGAGAACTTCTACCTATAAACTCATTTATAACTAGTAAAAAAATAGTTGGTGCAGATATTGTAGAGAGATTTAACCTTTTCCAAGCAGCAAAAGTATCTGGACAACCAGCAGCTGGATATAGTTCAGGAGATTCACTAAAAGCTATTGAAGAAGTTGCAAA from Arcobacter suis CECT 7833 encodes:
- a CDS encoding PAS domain-containing sensor histidine kinase, coding for MKNLSLIVLIFLLIISALIFNLFDANKKIDNYFELNNQIIHISQLNTKLQEFSKNNLSSQNYKEIQIDINTIKNIFFNIENNKNYIQHKKTNFYKKILSIKILIEEEIEIIEKMNSFNIIFNNSIKNIQILKSKIDHNKFDKFYNIALTLNYQKSIDIFEIKNELNSIGFSNKQEEDFISNINVIFDYYTKKEDFQTQISNLNLFNEINTLHNIFEFYMQDIIKNIKKSMIIFIVLLSISILLFIYYAYSVLKNKMDLDKFKNALDISDNIIIITDEKHNIKYVNQGFEKTTGYTKEEVIGKKPSILNSGLLDKKFFDNLKSTINNGEKWNGEFINRNKFGKITYEKTSITPIKNQHNKIVEFLAIKLDITKEKEYQNILTQQSKMVSMGELLENIAHQWRQPLSIISSLSSSMLIQFQYANPSKEELQTSFEKIFETTQKLSNTIDDLKNFFDKNEEIVAFEIGTTIEKAINLFNIKLEFNEVQVEFEKINNCILEGKESEFIQVILNILNNSFDAFKHKNIKNKIIRINTNIEDNYLKIAISDNAGGTNSNILDKMFELYFTTKHKAIGTGIGLYMVYQIITYHLKGRVYAKNSCLITQEKEENKGISIIIEIPLN
- a CDS encoding exodeoxyribonuclease III, producing MATYKFISWNVNGVRAVDKKEALKWIDEHDVHLLGLQETKSMKEQIPKTIFNKQFKTMTASASAIKGRSGTALFTDIETTFECNCPTVDILDEGRINEVHFTLGDKDIAFFNVYFPNGQSKEERLVYKMEFYDRFLEHCESLKKQGKSIIVCGDVNTAHKEIDLARPKANEQTSGFLPMERQWIDKFLSFGYVDTLRHVVGDKTDLYSWWSYRANARENNVGWRIDYFYVSEDLKDYVKDAYILADIYGSDHCPIALEMEF
- a CDS encoding sulfite exporter TauE/SafE family protein, whose amino-acid sequence is MDELILGLITFFTSTIAGIVGVGGGMMLIVILPSFLPLNALIPIHGLTQVSSNLSRAIFGYKDVQYEVIPKFLLGSAIGIGMFAAVLNLISLEYVPLFIGVYILLSLWSEKFNEKIKRYESYFLAGFFQTGLSMVVGATGPLTMTLLFKDYEDKNKVVATGAALMSITHILKVFVFMYFGFVFFDYIGVIVAMIIGAISGSWVATKLRDKIDGKKFTMILKVLLSALAIQVIVKVFL
- a CDS encoding MarR family winged helix-turn-helix transcriptional regulator, yielding MKRKHIDKFYNTTIKSREFEIFALTLPITLIHKNMFNESEHFFKTQYDLLHSHIDVLASLYFDDNPLSPTDLYDATIFSSGGMTKVLKKLEERNLIKREASSSDKRSMLISLTMQGRELIENCMVEIAKAKEKKFSILTQKEKEDLKNILSKITYSFI
- a CDS encoding efflux RND transporter periplasmic adaptor subunit; protein product: MRKSIIAIAFIFLGLNTLNAEETKVVAEAPALPVQTFTVTKQENTTSKTYPTILKAYEQVNVMARVTGILKEKHFKEGDFVKKGALLYKIEPDTYLANLNIKKAEFTKAKKDYERAKSLIASKSISLQAFDDYTYQYESSKAALDEAQINLNYTNVTAPIDGIIGIKKFDIGDLVGKNDDSSLLLTITNSNPIHAEFSLPKDDMNEFLSQIKSKKIKIKLITNGKTYEDGQIDFIAPTIDTNTDTLLLRAKFDNSDNELIVGNFTKIEISNLSLGDVFIVPENAVLKTAKATMVFVVDENNIAKVRPVVTGDLVKTGMVIKDGLKPNEQIVTSNFAKLRPNTKVQILNKEK
- a CDS encoding TolC family protein encodes the protein MKKIYFIFLIPLFLSAQNLEELINLSIQNKLVDSSQKSLDSIKDEYESVKSGYMPSLDVGAGHSTTDKETASVPKKSSKVYGSLSYELYDGGKKSDTYDSYESSIKGSEQSVEALKNDISLDVINYYYKYLSYISQKDAKIKEIEQLESQLTRLSRFLDAGTTTEDEVQKIISRLENSKVTLQEIELEMITITHNLEYITGQTVSIDAGSNVKELENDAQTDLRFDLKSTEFNLESKLASARSEKSGYLPTITLDNTYSYYDSNFDNSTYESNALDHQNVLSANLKWNIFSFGETKYKYESKYKDYLSSKSKYEYEKNKGNVDLQLALKSYDISKAKIKSSEANLKAATTAYDVIKSKYESGLIDNVSFLESLSEKYTALSQLKTSQNDLEIKKAKILYYSGKKLEEYIK
- a CDS encoding efflux RND transporter permease subunit, with the translated sequence MISSFFIKNPVFAGVLSIIIFLTGLISMFNLPIEQYPRVLPPQIIVSTSYPGASADTIAKTVAAPLEEKINGAKDMLYMNSIAEDSGRLSINVFFEIGTDPDSAKIDVNNRVQAALSKMPDQVQRQGVVVSERSPSILQFIMLQSPNNTYDSIYLSNYALLNLVESLKRVKGVGDAMIFGAKDYSIRIWMDPLKLSKYSLATTDVIAAIKEQNNQYAAGKIASEPIAEKQMYTYTIQTPNRFENPTQFGDIVIRANEDGSSLRLKDIASIELGTSDYSVVTRLNNAPSIPIGIFLQSGANALETANAIKKALEDASKLFPEDITYSLPYDSTDFITASINEVVKTFVEALALVILIIFLFLQSWRATIIPLIAVPISIIGAFAGMYALGFSINLLTLFGLVLAIGIVVDDAIIVIENIERHMDEGKTPKEAAFIAMKEVTGALIAIILVLGAVFIPVAFMSGLSGEMYRQFAITIVISVFISGFVALTLTPSLCVKILKNKKHEPKGFFKWFNTMFDRATKGYSLIVKKTIRFSLISVLLYVGLLFVSYDMFKSMKTGLIPDEDQGTIFVFGFNPPGYSISKSLELSEETNKIIAEDPNVANIITLAGYDFTTSAQRTHTVATIIKLKDWSKRPNPDQDAQVLLAKFSKQLMGTSEGFSVAVVPPPIMGMSVTGGFDMYIQDRKGGSIEDLGNVVNQIIEKAKTRPELMGVRTALAANIPQYKIDVDTEKAKAKDVNLNDIYSTINATFGSYYVNDFSLYGRTYKVNLQANDEYRNNINDFQYVYVRSNKGELLPINSFITSKKIVGADIVERFNLFQAAKVSGQPAAGYSSGDSLKAIEEVANEVLPEGYTISWTGTAYQEKQIGGSSAQAFIFGIIFLFLILCALYERWLLPISVVLAVPFAIFGAILATNLRSLDNNIYFQIGLLVLAGLAAKNAILIVEFALQKQKEGMKLIDAALEAARIRLRPIIMTSLAFTVGVMPLAIGSGAGAASKHSIGTGVIGGMLAATFIAILFIPLFYILISRLSGHKDDEVLTQKEED